The Streptomyces cyanogenus DNA segment CGTACGGCATGACCTGTCCGCGGCGGTGGACGCGGCACGACGGGCCTGGGCGGGACCGGGCCGGGAGCGGGACCTGGCCGTACAGGCCGGGAAGGCGGCGCTGGCCGCGTGGGTGGCCTGGGCGGTGGCCGGCTGGTGGCTGCGGGCGCCGGTGGCGTTCGTCGCGCCGTGGGTGGCGGTGGTCCTCGTGGAGTCGACCGTGTACCGGTCGATCGCGCGCGGCCTGCAGCAGCTCGCGGCGATCGCGGCCGGCACCGTGGCGGCCACCGCGGTCGGACTGCTGCTGCACAGCACCGTGGCCGCGATGGCGGTGGTGCTGCCCCTCGCGATGCTGCTCGGCCAGTGGCGGCGCCTGGGCAGTCAGGGCATCTACGCGGCCACCGGCGCCCTGTTCGTCCTCACCGGCGGCCCCGTCACCGTCGCCACCTCCGCGGCCCGGCTCGCCGAGGCGCTGTTCGGGGCGGTGGTCGGGATCACCGTGAACGCGCTGGTCCGGCCGCCGCTGTATCTGCGCGACACCCGTGCCGTGCTGCGCGACGCGACCGAGGAGGCCCACGACATCCTCCGGGACGTCGCGGACGGGCTGGCCGCGGGACGCTGGGACGCCGAGGAGGCCGGTGCCTGGCACGAGCGCGCCCTGCGGCTGCGCGGACTGGTGGAGCAGGCCCGCTCCTCCGTCGAGTGGAGCCGGGAGAGCCTGCGCGTCAACCTGCGCCGGCGCCGCACCGGCACCGTGCCGGCGGACGGCAAGGGGTACGACGACGCCCTCGTGGTGCTGGACTACGCGGCCGTGCACACCGCCGGGGTGACCCGCACGGTGCTGGAGGCCGCCGCCGAGGACCGCCGGGGGCCCCGGCCGCATCCGGGGCCCGCCCGGAAGTACGCGGAGTTCCTGTGCCGGACCGCCCGCGCGCTGCGGCTGTACAGCCACAGCCGGTTCGGCGACGCGTGCGAGGACCAGCTGGGCGATGCCGTGGCGGAACTGCGCGACACCCTCACGGACCTGCGCCGGGACCTGGTCCGCTCCACGACGGACGACCCCGACGAGGTCGCCACCTACGGCGCGCTGCTCGCGCAGGCCCACCGGCTGGCCGACCAGCTGGCCGCCTCGGCCGCCTGAGCGCGGCCCCGGTCGGCCGCCGCACCCGGCACCCGGCGCTCACCCGCGGTGCGCCGGCTCCCCCGGTGCGCCCACCCCGAACAGGGCGGGGCCCACGGTGAGGACTCCGTCGGTCAGCGGGCGGCAGCGCACTCCCCCGCCGCCGCGCAGGGCGCGCTGGGCGCCGGGGCCGAGGGTGGAGTCCATCCAGGCGCAGGGCCGGGCGGCGCTGCGGACCTCCAGGTAGACCGGTCCGGTGCCGCAGTCGAGAAAGACGGTCGTACCGATGCAGGCGTCGATGTCGACCCCGCGCAGCAGGACGTTGCGCCGGGTGCGGAGCAGGTCGGCCGGGTACGGCCCCGGCTGCGGCAGCCGCTCGGCCGCCATGAGGGTGAGAGAGGCGTTGCGGTGGGCGGGGTGGTTGAAGTACCGGTCCCCGACGATGCCGAGGCCCGCGCGCACCTCGGCCGTCGTCACGAGTTCGCCGGGCGGCAGCTCGGGCAGGCCGTCGCCCGGCCGGCCGGCGAGCCGGTGCACCGGGGAGACCAGCAGCTGGAGTATCTCGACGTGCGGCACGCGTCGAGCCTAACCGGCGCTCCCCCTCGCCCCCTGAGCGGTCCGGCTGCCATTCGGACACGGGGATCGTGGCGTCGTGGCATCGTCCCGGAGCCGGGTGTTCGGCCCCGCGGGCCGCGGCGTACGCGACCAGCCGCTCGTCGCGGATCAGCGCCCCGCACGGCTCCGCCGTCACCTCCCCGGTCCCCAGCCGTCACCTCCCCGGCCCCCAAGGGACAGGGCGCCCTCCCTGCCGTCCCCCCGCGCCCCGGGTAAGCGCCCGCACGGCACCGCCGCCGAGCCCGCTCCGGGACCGGCCGAGTGCCCGCGCCTGTGTACGGTCGCGTCCGGACTCCGGCTCCGCCGGGTGGAGGTGTTACGGCAACTGCTCCAGGATGGCGGCCAGTTCGGCGTTGAAGCGGGCCGGGTTCTCCATGTTCGGGTAGTGCCCGGCGCCCGGGATGGCGACGGAGCGGCCCCCCGGTACGAGGTCCACGAGGCGGGCGGCCATGGCGAGGTGGTCCGCGGTGTCCAGGGCACCGTTGAGGGCGATCAGCGGGATCTTGATGCCGGGCACGCGCTCCCAGGTGTCCGTGACGGGGACGCGGTGGTCGGGCTCGTCGGGCGTGTGCTTGCCCAGGGTGGTCAGGCCCATCTCGCGTACGAGCCGCGTGACGTCGGGGTCGACCTCGGACAGGTCGCGGTGCGGACCGACCGCCCAGCGCACGAACGCGTCGGCCCAGCCGTCCAGGTCGCCGGCGGCCAGGGCCCGCTGCTGTTCGGCCATCACCTCCAGCACCCAGGGATCCTCGAAGACGGGTTCGCTGGTGCCGACCCCGCTGACGACGACCGCGCGGACCAGCTCGGGGTACTCCAGGGCGCAGTCGACCGCGATGCCCCCGCCCATGCACAGGCCGACGAGTATCGCGGGAGCGGCGTCGAGCCCACGGAGCAGGTCGGCGAGGTCGTCGACCTGCCGGAAGGGACGGGTGGCGTTGTCGGAGGCGCCGTGGCCCCGGGTGTCCCAGGCGATGACCCGGTGGGTCGCCGCTAGGGCGGGGATCTGCTGCTCCCACATGCGGTGGTCGGTGAAGCCGCCGTGCAGGAGCACGAGGGGCTGTCCGGTGCCGGCCTCACGGTAGGCGAGGCGGCCGTCGGCGGTCTGGAGGGTGCGGACGGGGGTGGATCCCAAGTCGACAGTCATGACAACCAAGGTGTCATTTTTGGCCCGCGTTGGCAACCAAGGTGTCATCCTGGTCCCATGAGTGACGACCGCACCGCCCCCGCCCCCGCCGACCCGTCACCGGACGAGCTGGCCGAGCGCCTCTCCGAGGTGTTCGACCTGGTCGGGCCGCTGTACCGGCGGGTGCAGCGCAAGGTGGAGGAGGCGGCACCGATCGAGGGCCTGTCCGTCGGCGTTCGCGCGGTGCTCGATCTGCTGCGCGCCCGGGGGCCCATGACGGTCCCGCAGATGGGCCGGGCCCAGGCGCTCAGCCGCCAGTTCGTGCAGCGCATGGTGAACGACGCGGCACGGCAGGACCTGGTGGAGAGCGTGCCGAACCCGGCGCACCGCCGGTCCTCGCTGATCCGGCTCACCGAGCCGGGCCGGGCGGCGATCGAGGCCGTACGGGCCCGCGAGCACGAGCTGTTGCGCCGGGTGGGCGGCGACCTGACCATGGCGGACGTCGACGCCTGCGTGCGGGTGCTCGGCGCGATGCACGCGCTCTTCGCCGACGTGGACGTGGACTGAGCCCGCCCGGCGCTCACCCGGTGGCGAACTCCCGCAGCCTGTCCTGGGAGCCGTTGAAGATGTCGTGGTCGCCGACCGTCGCGCCGCTGGAGGTGTACTGCCACATCGTGTACGACGTCCAGCCCGCCGGCAGCGGCCCGACCGTGGAGGCGTAGCGCGCGATCCACAGCGGGTTGGTGGCACCGAAGCCGTCGTAGCCGCCGGTGCACTCGGTCCACCAGCTGGTGGCGGTGTAGATGACCGCGTCCCGGCCGGTGCGGGACTTGTAGCGGTTCAGGAAGTCGCGGATCCAGCTGACCATGCCGCTCTGGGACTTGCCGTAACAGGCGTCGCCGTACGGGTTCCACTCGATGTCGAGGGCGCCGGGGAGGGTCTTGGCGTCGTTCGACCAGCCGCCGCCGTGCTGCACGAACCAGTCGGCCTGGGCGGCGCCGCCGGCGGTGTCCGGGGTGGCGAAGTGGTAGGCGCCACGGACCATGCCCAGGTCGAACGAGCCGTCGTACTGCTGGGTGAAGTAGGGGTTGGTGTAGCTCGTCCCCTCCGTGGCCTTGGTGTACGCCCATCTGGTGCCGCTGTCCCACAGCGTCTGCCAGTCGACGTCGCCTTGGTGGCTGGAGACGTCCACGCCCTCGGTCTGGGAGGCGCGGGCCGCCGGGGGCGGGCTGCCGGACTCGCCGTCGTGGGCGAGGACACCGATGCCCATGTAGGCGCTGCCGCGCTCGGGTGCGCCCCCCGACGGCTCGGACGCGGCCGGGGGGCTGGACAGGAACATGAGGAGACCGGTCAGGGCGCCGGTGAGACACAGGCGGGACCGGCCACGGAAAAAGGCCATGAGGCTTCGCACACAGCCCATCCGACCCGGGGCCGGGTCGTCCCGCACCCCGGGTACCGCCCAACGAAGGCTTCCGTGGCCGGTGTTTGACCCATCCGGGTGTCTGTCACCCCTCGATGCGGTGCTGCGTCCAGAAGGAGGTCAGATCCGTGCTCGTGGCGGCCTGGGCCGCCGCCTTGAACTCGGCCGTGGTGGACACGCCGTACCAGTGGGCGCTCGCGTAGTCCTTCAGCAGCTTGGCCATGGCGGTGTCCCCGAGGACGCGCCGCAGGTCGTGCAGGGCGCACTTGCCGTAGCCGTAGACGACGGTGGAGTACCGGGAGGAGTGCGCGTCCCAGTAGCCCATGGAGTTGGTGATCTTCTCGGCGGCGGATGCCCAGGAGACGCTGTTCCAGCAGTTGCTGCCGGTCTTGCCGAGGGCGAGGTCGGTGGCGTAGTCGGTGAACGCCTCGTCCAGCCAGGGACTGGTGTACTCGTCGTCGCCGACGATGCCGTACCACCACTGGTGGCCGATCTCGTGGGTGAGCGCCGTGGTGCTGACCACGTCGAGGACGAAGCCGGGATACTCCATGCCGCCGAACCAGTAGTTGTTGTCGATGACCGCGTCCAGTTCGCCGTACGGATAGGCGCCGAAGCGGGCGGCGTGGGCGTCCACGGCGGTCTTCGCGGTGCTGAGCATCGACTGGGCGCTGGAGGAGCTGATGCCCGAGACGGAGTACACGTTCACCGGGACGCCGGCGGCCGAGGTGCCGGAGATCTTGGTGAAGGGGCCGGCGGCCCAGGCGAAGTCACGGACCTTCGTGGCGGTGGCGGTGGTGACCGTGCGGCCGCTGGAGCCGGGGGTGTCGGTGGAGGTGCCGGTGGCCGGGACCAGCAGGCTGCTGGGGTGGTCGAGGGTGACCTTGAAGTCGGCGGCCAGGGAGTAGAAGGACTCGCCGTTGTTGGTGTACGGGTCCAGGTGCCACCCCGCGCCGTCGCGGACGGCGAGGACGGGCAGGGCGTTGCCTACGAAGCTGAACGCGCCGTCGTGCCCGAAGCGGTCGGCGCCGCTGGGCACGGTGATGCCGAGGTCGAAGCCGATGGTGGCGCTCTGTCCCTGGGCGAGCGGGCTCGGCAGGTCGACCTTCAGGGCGGTGCAGGCGACGGAGAGGGCGCCGGCGGTGCCGCCGGTGACGTTGCCGACCTTGACGGGCATCGCGTCGCAGGTGCCGTGGTAGTTGTCCCACAGCCGCAGGTAGACCTCGCCGAGCGCGGTGGCGGAGGCGTTGGTGAAGGTGACGCTCTCGTGCCCGGTCCAGACGGTGCCGCTGGTGTCGCTGCTCAGGTTCACGGTGTACGCGGGTGCGGCCGGCGTCCGCGTGGCGCCGGTGGGCGGTGGTGTGGTGCCGTCGGCGGTGTCGAGGGCGATGTCGTCCAGGACGAAGCTCGTCTGGAGACTGGAGTCCTCGGTGCCGGTGAAGGACAGGTTCACGGTCTGGCCGGCGAAGGAGGACACGTCGATCGACTTCTTCACGTAGCCGGTGTTCTTGTCCAGGTTCGAGTAGGTGGCCAGCGTGGTGCTGCCGAGCTTGGCCGTGAGCTTGTCGTAGGCGGTCGACGAGGTCGTCTCGGCGGTGTCGATGTGCAGCCAGTAGGTCAGGGTGGCACTGCCGCATCCGGACGGGATCGTCACGCTCTGGCCGAGGGTGTCGGTGTGGGTGCCGCCGACGCCGTCCAGCCAGGCGTACGAGCTGCCGCCGTGGGCGGCCTGCCCCGAGCGGCTGGTGATCACGGTGGAGGAGGACGCGGTCCACGGTGAAGTGCCGCTCTCGAAACCGCCGTTGGCGACCACCTGGGCCGGGGTGCAGGCGGCGGCCGTGGCCGGACCGGCGGTGGCGGGGGTGCCGGGAAGCACGAGGGCGGCCACCGCGACGACGGTGAGCGCACCGGCGCCGAGGACCTTGTGGGGGGTCGGTCTCACACGCTACTCCTTCGTGGCGGCCGGGATTCCGGCCTGCTCTGGGGCCGCCTGGCCGGCTGGGGTGCGCCGGGCGGTCGCGGACGGGGCTTGCGCGATCAGGGTGCCGGGGAGCCCGTCGCCGCGTTCTCGGGTTGGGGCGGCGACTGCCGAAAAGAGTGACAGATTTGACCGGTCCATGCCAGGCCCGGAGGTGTGGGTGCACCCCCAACACGCCGCTGCCGCCCGCCGTTCCACAAACGGCGGGCGGCAGGCGGCCTGTGGATCAGGCGGTCCGCAGCGTCATGAAGACCGCCTGCAGCCGCGCGCCGTCCGGGCCCGGCCAGCCGGCCGCGACGTGGCCGAGGGCGTCCTGGGGCGGCAGGGGCGGGTTCTCGGCGACGGGGGTGAGGACCCGGTGGACGTGCAGGACCGCGCCCCCGGGCACGGGGATGCGGGTGCCGTCCTCGTCGTCGGCCGGCTCGGGCGTGAAGCCGGCCGCCCCGAGCGGCGCGCCGGTCAAGGCGTGGCTCACCTCGTGGTCGGGGGTGTCGGAGATGCTCTGGGCCATCGCCTGGGCGCGGCCCTCGATCAGCGCCAGCAACTCGGTGACCAGCACCGGGTCGTGGCAGCCGTCGTACGCCCAGCGCTTGCCCAGCACCCCGTGCTCCATCGTGCCGATGAGGGCGTGCTCGGCCCCCTCCAGCGGCGCCCCGCGGTAGGTGAGCGCCGCCAGGTAGGCCGTCCGCTCGGGGCTCGCCGTGTCGGTGGCCACCATGAACTCGATGCCGACCTCGCCCTCGGGGTCGTCCAGCCGGAACCCACCGGACTTCTCCAGCACGGGCGCGTCCGTACCGCCCCGGTACCAGGGGCGGGTGGGCAGCCAGTCGGTGAGCAGTTCGAGCTTGGTGGGCTTCAGGGTGGTGTGGTGGATGACGGCCATGCCGGTGGGAACCTCCCTGGTGCGGATGCGGAACCCTGTTCAGCCTTCCACATCCTCGCGCACCGCCGCCCGCCCGGCCCCGAAGGCACCCTCCGGGCAGGCCGTCGCGGTGGCGGCGGCGCGGACGGCGGCCCGACGCCGGGCGGCCGCGGTGTGCAGGTGCCCCGGCCACCGGCACACCGGGCGCTTCGGCGGGAGGATCAGTCCCTGTGGGCCTTTTCGAAGGCGGCGAACGCGGTCTCCAGACGCCACTCGAGGCGGGCCTTCGCGCTCTGCGCGAGCAGGTGCCGGCAGGACGCGCCGCGCACGGGCAGACCCGGGTGCTCGGTCCGGCAGGCCGAGGCCGGCCGGTAGCCCGTGGTGACGGGGTGGTCCTGCCACAGGCTCGCGCCGGGCAGGAAGCCGTACTCCAGGGAGGCGCGGGCCAGGTCCTTCAGCTCGGGGTAGCTCAGGCCGTAGGTGGCGGCCGCGTACTGGTACTCGTGGCTGATGTCGATCCGGGAGACCCCGGGGTCGTCCGTGGCGAGGACGACCGGGACGCCGTAGCGGCGGTAGGTGGTGAAGGGGTGGTCGGCGCCCTTGACGCCGAGGATCTGGGCGTTGCTGGCGAAGGGCACCTCCACGGCCACCTGACGGTCCGCCATGGTGCGCGCGGTGCGCTGCCAGTGGTCCTCGTGGACGAGGTCGACACCGTGCCCGACGCGCTCGGTCCGGGCGACGCCCACGGCCTCCGCGATGTGGAACTTCAGGTCCTCGGGCTTGACCAGCCCGGGCCACAGCTCGCCGGCGTGCAGGGTGACATGGGCCTTCGGGTACTGGGTGCGCAGGTAGCCGACCATGCGCATCTGGAGGCGGTAGTCGCGCAGGGAGCTGTCCCAGTCCTCGGGCTGGACCAGGTTGACGGCGACGAACCGCGGGTCGGCCTCGGCCAGCCGCATCCCGAGGGCCAGCTGGGTGAAGACCCGCTCCGGCGAACCGCCCCTGGACGCCTGCGAGGTCCAGCGGACGGTGAGGTCGCAGCCGGGCCGGGCCTGCGGGGTGCCGCAGCGCTCGGCGGCGCGGAACTCGGCGTCGCCGTCGTCGGCCTCCCTGCGGGCCGCGGCGACCACCCGGTCGAGTTTGCCGTCCGCGACCAGCCTGCGGTGCAGCGCGGCGAGGTCGTCGTCCCAGCCCACCTGTGCGGCGAGGTCCTTCGCGCCCTCGGAGGCGGGGCTGACCATCGTCTCCAGGTAGACCTGGTTGTTGCGTACGACGGTGTCGGCGACCTCGGCGAGCATCCTGCCCCGGTGCCGCCAGGTGACCTCGCCGAACTTGCCGAAGGTGTCGAAGAAGTGGTCGTGTCCGTTCTCGTCGGGCGGGAAGTCCTGCATGGACCAGGCCCGGACCAGCGCGTCGTGGAACGCGCGGTCGGTGCGGGCGTCGGCGGCGGGCCGGGTGCCGGCGCCGCAGGGCGGGGCGACCGCGGTCAGTGTCGCGGTGTCGACGCACAGCCCGTCCTCGGCGGCCAGTTCGATCAGGTACTCCGTGGACACCGCGCCGGAGAGGTGGTTGTGCAGGTCTCCGCCCTTGGGCAGTTCCCGGAAGAACGCGCGCAGGGCCGCGGGCCGGTCGCGCAGGGAGCGCAGACGGGCGTCCGTGCGCGCCTCCGCCACGGTGACCTGCCGGGGCGGAGGCGCGGCGGGCCGGTGCTCCGCCGGTTCCGGCTGGGCGGCGGCGGGCAGGGCGGACAGCAGGGACAGGACGCTGAGGGTGCCGAGTGCGGCCGGAACGGCACGGCGGCGCAGGGCGTTTCGACGTTGCAGACTCACAGGGGGATGATCACGGAAAGATCACAACAGTGTGCGCTGATCCGGTACGTACCGGCCGGAGAGCACCCGACCGGGTGACGCACCGGCGCCCCGCCGGTGCACCCCTGCGCCCGGCGCCGCCCCCTGCCCCTGTTCGGCGGGTTTCGGGAACAGGTCCGCGGCACCGGGGCGTCCGCTCCCCCGGTGCCGCGCGTCCGGCCGGTCAGCCTTCCCGGGTGTCCCGGTCGAGGACGCTGTCCGGGATCCAGGAGCCGTGGATGCCGGCCGTCACCCGGCGGGGCAGGTCGACGGCGGCGACCTGGCCGAGGCCGGCGGCGTCGAGGACGAGCAGGCGGGAGGCGTCCTGCTTGAGGTCGGAGACGACGGTGAGGAGGTAGCCGTCGTCCTCGGCGGTGCCACCCGCGGCGGGTACGAAGACGGCCTCGCTGGGCAGGCGGGCGTCGCCCGTGGGGCGGACCCGGCGGGCGCCGGTCCGCCGGTCGTACTTGACGATGCCGTAGCCGCCGAGGCCGTCCTGGTCGGGGAAGGAGACGGCGTACTGGTAGCGGTGCTCGGCGCCGAGGTAGTCCTCGTTGAGGGTGGGGAACTCGACGGCGAGGTCGTCGATGACGCGCTCGTCGACGGTGCCGGCCGCCAGGTCGATCACCCAGCGGCGGGTGTAGGAGCGGGCGTTGGGCTCGGTCCCGCGGTCCGGGGCGCCGACCCACCAGTTCCAGGAGAGCCGGAAGCCCTCGCGGTCGACGGTGGGGCCCTCCAGCACGATCCGGCCGTGCTCGTCCTCGTAGGCGTTGGCGGCGTGGAGCATGTTGCCGGGCCGGATCGGGAACCAGCGGATGCGGTCCGCCCCGTCGCCGCCGCGCGGCATGACCCCGATGCGGGCGGGCTGGGCGTCGTTCCAGCCGTAGGGGATGCCGGAGTGCTCGTCCGGGTCGAAGGTGACGGTGCCCTCGACGAAGACGACGTGGTGCCGGGTGAGGGCGAAGTCGTGCTTCAGGGAGGCGGTGGCGCCCGGGACCTCGGCGCCGTGCGTGATGTGCCCCCCGGCGTCCGCGACGTAGTACATCAGGTACGGGGGGAACGGCGAGGAGCCGAAGAAGTGCAGCTCGCCGGTGACCGGGTCGGTCTTGGGGTGCGCGGTCATGGCGCTGCGCAGCCTGCCCCCGAAGTCGTAGGCGCCCACGGTCTCCAGCTCGGGGGTCAGCTCGAACGGGAGATTCGCCTCGCACAGCGCCAGCAGGCGGCCGGCGTGTTCGATGACGTGGGTGCCGGCGGTGCTTGCGGTGAGGTCGGGTCCGTGCTCGGTCAGGTAGGGCGCGCCGTCCAGGGCCGGGGTGCGCACCCAGCGGTTGCGGTACCACTCGGCGCGGCCCTCGCGCAGCCGGATGCCGTGGACCATGCCGCTGCCCTTGAACCAGTGGCTGGGCGTGACGCCCGGCTTGGGGTTGTGGCTGTTGCGGACGAGCCGCCCGGTCAGCTCCGGCGGCAGGGTGCCCTCGACCGGGAGCGCGGTGGCGCTGGTCTCGTCGGCGACGGGCTCGTAGTGGCCGGTCAGGTAGGGCTTCGTGCTCATCGTGGTGTCCTCTTCCTTCGTGGAGGTGGCGGGAGAGTGGTGAGGTACTGCCGGTCAGAGCGCCTGCTCGGCGCGGGACTTGAGGGCGCTCAGCCAGGCGTCCAGGGACTGGTGGAGGGCGGTGCGCAGGTCGTCGGGCCGGGCCTCGACGGGTGCTCCGCTCCAGGACTCCTCGGTGCGGACGGTGACCCGGTCGCCGGTCCGCTCGAAGGTCCACACGTGGATGCCGGTGATGCCGGCGGAGGGTCCGCCCCAGACGATCCGCTCGCCGGGGACCAGTTCCCGGACGGTCGAGGTGATGTCCAGGCCGTGGGTGCGCCAGGCGAAGGTGGTGCCGGTCCGCAGCGGGCCGTCCAGCCGGGCCGACTCGACGCCGGGGTTCCAGGCGGGCCAGGCGTCGATGTCGGTGTGCAGTTCCCAGACGGTGGCGAGCGGGGCGTCGATCACGGTGGCCAGCCGGACGATGACGGGGGCGTGTTCGTCGATGGTGTGCATGGCGGGTGTTCCTCTCGGGTGGTGTGGCGGGGGGACCTGTTCAGTGCGCGGACGGACCGGTCCCGGTCCGGGGGACGGTGCTCGGTTCCGTCCCGCGGCGGGCCAGGGCGGGGACGAGAGCTGCGGTCAGGACGAGCAGGGCGGCACAGACGGCGAACGCGGTGCGGTAGCCGGCGGTGAGCGCTTCCGGGTGCGGCCGGCCGGTGGCCGCGCGGGCGGTGACGGAGCCCGCCAGGGTGGTCAGCACGGCCAGTCCGATCGCGCCGCCGACCTGCCGGGTCGTGTTCACCAGCCCGCCGGCCAGTCCGGCGTCGGTTCGGGGGACGCCGGCCACGGCGAGCACCGTGAGCTGGACGAAGGCGGCCCCCAGCCCCAGTCCGATGAGGACCGTCGGTCCGAGGACGTCCACGGCGTAGCTGCCGTCGGCACGGATGCGGGCCAGCCACAGCAGCCCGGCGGCCTCGGTGAGCAGGGCCGCGCCGACGGTGACCGGGGGTCCGAGGCGGCGGGCCAGGCGGGGCGCGAGGGTGGAACCGAGCATGTTGGCCGCCGCCAGGGGAAGTTGGCCCAGGCCGGTGACCAGTGGGCCGTACCCCAGGACCTGTTGCTGGTACAGCGGCAGGAAGAAGAACAGCGCGATCCACACCGAGCCCAGCAGGGCCATCAGGACGTTGCCGGCGGCGACGGTGCCGGTGGCGAGGAGGCGGGGCGGCAGCAGCGGGGCGGGGTGCCGGCGCTCGACGCGGACGAAGGCCACGAGCAGAACGGCCGCGAGGGAGAGGGCGGTGAGCACCTGCGGGGCGCTCCAGCCGGTGCCGCGCGCCGCCGTCAGCCCCCAGACCAGCGCGGTCAGCGCCGAGGTCACGGCGGTCGTGCCCAGGAGGTCGAACCGGCCCGGGGTGCCGCCGGGGACGCGGGGCACGAGGACCGCCACTCCCCCGGCGACCAGGGCGGTGCCGAGCGCGACCGTGTGGAAGATCCAGGGCCAGCCCAGCAGTTGGGTCAGCAGCCCGCCGAGCAGCACTCCGGCCGCCGCACCGGCGCCGGACACCGCTCCCCACACGCCCAGGGCGCGTCCGCGTCCCGGCCCGGGCGGGAAGACGTCCATCACCAGCGCCAGGGCCGCGGGTGCCACCACGGCGGCGCCGGCGCCCTGCACGGCACGGGCGGCTACGAGCAGCGGGGCGGAGGGAGCCAGTCCGGCCGCCAGGGACGCGGCGCCGAAGACGGTGAGGCCCGCCAGCAGGGTCCGGCGGCGCCCGAGCAGGTCGGCCGCCCGCCCACCGGCGAGCAACAGGGCTCCGAAGGCGAGGCCGTAGGCGTTGACGACCCAGGGGGCGACGGTGTCCGGCAGGCTCAGGCCGGACTGGATGCGCGGCAGGGCCACATTGACGACGGAGGTGGCGAGCATGACGGTGAACTGGGCGCCGGCCAGGGCCGCGAGGGCGGCGCGCGGGCGGACGGGACGGGTGCCGGACAGCGGCTTCACGGACGTCTCCTGAGCAGACAGTAGATTGTGTGGTTGACCACTCACTCATGGGGCCGAAGAGAAGGCGAGGTGTCACACCTCGCCTCCCCACGGCGTCCGGGGCCCCGGGTCAGTAGTGCCGCATCCCGGCGGCCAGCGTCCGCGTCCAGGGCGCGTCCACCTCGTCGGCCCCCATCGAGACGATCAGGTGGCAGAGCATGCCCCGCGCGAAGAATTCCTGGACCTGCCCCTCGCCGCCGCCCGAGGCGCCGCGCACGTACTCCACCAGCCGCGCGTACCCCTGCCGTACGGCCTCCCGCACCGCGGGCTCCGACACGGCGGCGGCCTGCGCGTGCAGCTGGATCAGCATCAGGTCGTTGTCGCTGATCAGCCGAGCGTAGGCGTCCCCCATGGCATGGAGCACCGCCTCCGGCGCACTGCCCCGCGCCTGCGCCGCGGCCTGCTCCAGACAGGTCCGCACCTGCACGAAACAGTGCTCGACCACGGCGGTGAAGAGCAGCTCCTTGTTCGGGAAGAGCCGGTAGACGTACGCCTGGGAGATGCCGGCCGCCTTGGCCACCTCGGTGGTGGTGGTACCGAAGTAGCCACGGGCCGCGAAGGCTCCGATCGCCGTCCGCAGGACCGCCTCGCGGCGCTCCTCGGCGGTGGACAACTGGCGGGCCCGTTCCGTCTTCATGTGAGTACTCAACCACTCACACATTCGGGCGTCAAGGGGGGAACGGGGGTGCATGCACGTGGCACGGGCGGGTATTCGCGCTGCGACTTCGTACATCGGCGACCCATCTCGGAGGCGGATCGCATGCTCATGGCACATCCCGCGGTACTGCAGGACCTCATCGCCCAGTACGAGGCCCTTGTCCTGCTCGGGGCCGAGGAGAGCACACCGGAGGCCCGGCAACGGCTCGCGGACATCTCCTACACGCTGTGCGTGGCCACGGGTACCCGGGACGTCGACATGGCCTTGATCGCGGCCCGCCACCGTCTCTCCGGGGCACGGCCGGAGGACGACTCGCTGCTCCAGGCGCTGGAACCCCGGGCCTCCGCACCGGCGGAGCAGGTGCCCGCGGTCTGAACCGGCCCCGCCGCGCGGGCCGTTGCCCGCCCCTCCCCCTCAACTCGTTGCCTCCCGCTTCTGGTCGGCGTGACCTACCGGACGGTATACAGGCCCGGTCGACCGCGCGAGGGCCACTCTCCGGTGCCGCCGCCGCGCGGTGCAGCGCAGTCGAGGGGGAGGCTTCATGGTGAAGGACACGCGTCCGGCGGGCAGTGCGGGAGGCCGGCGGCGGACCGTCGCACTCGGGGCGGCACTGGGCGGCTGCGCCCTGGTCGCCGCCGGCACGGCACCGGCCGCGGCGCACCCGGCCGGGCCGGGCCGCGAGACCGCC contains these protein-coding regions:
- a CDS encoding molybdenum cofactor biosysynthesis protein, which translates into the protein MPHVEILQLLVSPVHRLAGRPGDGLPELPPGELVTTAEVRAGLGIVGDRYFNHPAHRNASLTLMAAERLPQPGPYPADLLRTRRNVLLRGVDIDACIGTTVFLDCGTGPVYLEVRSAARPCAWMDSTLGPGAQRALRGGGGVRCRPLTDGVLTVGPALFGVGAPGEPAHRG
- a CDS encoding M1 family aminopeptidase, which codes for MRPTPHKVLGAGALTVVAVAALVLPGTPATAGPATAAACTPAQVVANGGFESGTSPWTASSSTVITSRSGQAAHGGSSYAWLDGVGGTHTDTLGQSVTIPSGCGSATLTYWLHIDTAETTSSTAYDKLTAKLGSTTLATYSNLDKNTGYVKKSIDVSSFAGQTVNLSFTGTEDSSLQTSFVLDDIALDTADGTTPPPTGATRTPAAPAYTVNLSSDTSGTVWTGHESVTFTNASATALGEVYLRLWDNYHGTCDAMPVKVGNVTGGTAGALSVACTALKVDLPSPLAQGQSATIGFDLGITVPSGADRFGHDGAFSFVGNALPVLAVRDGAGWHLDPYTNNGESFYSLAADFKVTLDHPSSLLVPATGTSTDTPGSSGRTVTTATATKVRDFAWAAGPFTKISGTSAAGVPVNVYSVSGISSSSAQSMLSTAKTAVDAHAARFGAYPYGELDAVIDNNYWFGGMEYPGFVLDVVSTTALTHEIGHQWWYGIVGDDEYTSPWLDEAFTDYATDLALGKTGSNCWNSVSWASAAEKITNSMGYWDAHSSRYSTVVYGYGKCALHDLRRVLGDTAMAKLLKDYASAHWYGVSTTAEFKAAAQAATSTDLTSFWTQHRIEG
- a CDS encoding MarR family winged helix-turn-helix transcriptional regulator, translating into MSDDRTAPAPADPSPDELAERLSEVFDLVGPLYRRVQRKVEEAAPIEGLSVGVRAVLDLLRARGPMTVPQMGRAQALSRQFVQRMVNDAARQDLVESVPNPAHRRSSLIRLTEPGRAAIEAVRAREHELLRRVGGDLTMADVDACVRVLGAMHALFADVDVD
- a CDS encoding FUSC family protein, which gives rise to MSAAVDAARRAWAGPGRERDLAVQAGKAALAAWVAWAVAGWWLRAPVAFVAPWVAVVLVESTVYRSIARGLQQLAAIAAGTVAATAVGLLLHSTVAAMAVVLPLAMLLGQWRRLGSQGIYAATGALFVLTGGPVTVATSAARLAEALFGAVVGITVNALVRPPLYLRDTRAVLRDATEEAHDILRDVADGLAAGRWDAEEAGAWHERALRLRGLVEQARSSVEWSRESLRVNLRRRRTGTVPADGKGYDDALVVLDYAAVHTAGVTRTVLEAAAEDRRGPRPHPGPARKYAEFLCRTARALRLYSHSRFGDACEDQLGDAVAELRDTLTDLRRDLVRSTTDDPDEVATYGALLAQAHRLADQLAASAA
- a CDS encoding lysozyme, with product MAFFRGRSRLCLTGALTGLLMFLSSPPAASEPSGGAPERGSAYMGIGVLAHDGESGSPPPAARASQTEGVDVSSHQGDVDWQTLWDSGTRWAYTKATEGTSYTNPYFTQQYDGSFDLGMVRGAYHFATPDTAGGAAQADWFVQHGGGWSNDAKTLPGALDIEWNPYGDACYGKSQSGMVSWIRDFLNRYKSRTGRDAVIYTATSWWTECTGGYDGFGATNPLWIARYASTVGPLPAGWTSYTMWQYTSSGATVGDHDIFNGSQDRLREFATG
- a CDS encoding alpha/beta fold hydrolase, whose protein sequence is MTVDLGSTPVRTLQTADGRLAYREAGTGQPLVLLHGGFTDHRMWEQQIPALAATHRVIAWDTRGHGASDNATRPFRQVDDLADLLRGLDAAPAILVGLCMGGGIAVDCALEYPELVRAVVVSGVGTSEPVFEDPWVLEVMAEQQRALAAGDLDGWADAFVRWAVGPHRDLSEVDPDVTRLVREMGLTTLGKHTPDEPDHRVPVTDTWERVPGIKIPLIALNGALDTADHLAMAARLVDLVPGGRSVAIPGAGHYPNMENPARFNAELAAILEQLP